Proteins encoded in a region of the Apilactobacillus apisilvae genome:
- a CDS encoding M1 family metallopeptidase — MEKITRLYSKFQPEHYDIYVDVNREEKTITGKTTIQGNASEKQIAVHQKGLKVSSVKSSNNNLNYDVDDDNDMINIELPEAGAVEFSIEYQAKLTDSMMGIYPSYYEVNGEKKELVGTQFETNFARQAFPCVDEPEAKAKFNLAIKFDEKPGETAIANMPETKVEDGVHYFDETVRMSTYLVAFAFGDMQSKMTETKSGVKVGVFATKAHKANELDFALDIAKRAIEFYEDFYQTPYPLPHSWQLALPDFSAGAMENWGLVTYREALLLIDPDNTSLSTKQLVATVVTHELAHQWFGDLVTMRWWDDLWLNESFANMMEYVSVDALEPDWKIWETFQTSEAPAALQRDAIDGVQSVHVEVNHPAEIDALFDPAIVYAKGARMLVMVRALIGDDALRTGLKNYFAAHKYNNAAGKDLWDALGAASGIDLAKIMNSWLEQPGYPVVSASVEDGHLKLSQKQFFIGDGEDKGRQWQIPLNSNYADMPEIFKDATVDLGNYQELRQSNDKPFRVNVGNNSHFIVKYDQTLLNDILDHADELDSITKMQILQDLRLLAESRHISYASVIPVLSKFADSHSNVVNDALYRLAFNLKKFVDPDSEEEENLKHFMNTLSSDQVKRLGWTAKAGESNDDQLTRPTVLQASLYSEDEESVEAAHKIFEQNQDNLIGLPADTRVLVLANEIKNFSDVDVFEGLLDDYRHTSDPSYKSDICAALTATKDPKLLAIIVANFEDSKTIKPQDLRAWFRGVLANNEGQQFAWDWIRNEWQWLEDTVGGDMEFASFITVTSGIFHTRSRFDEFNEFFAPKVNNPGLTREIKMDTKSIETRVELVEAEKASVNDALAK; from the coding sequence ATGGAAAAAATTACAAGATTATATAGTAAATTTCAACCAGAACACTATGACATTTATGTAGATGTTAACCGTGAAGAAAAAACAATTACTGGTAAAACTACTATCCAAGGTAATGCTTCAGAAAAGCAAATCGCTGTGCACCAAAAAGGGTTAAAAGTTAGTTCAGTTAAGTCATCAAATAATAATTTAAATTATGATGTTGATGATGACAATGACATGATTAATATTGAATTACCTGAAGCTGGTGCAGTTGAATTTTCAATTGAATATCAAGCTAAATTAACTGATTCAATGATGGGTATTTATCCTTCATATTATGAAGTTAATGGTGAAAAGAAAGAGTTAGTTGGAACTCAATTTGAAACTAATTTTGCTCGCCAAGCTTTTCCATGTGTCGATGAACCAGAAGCTAAGGCTAAGTTTAATTTAGCAATCAAATTTGATGAAAAACCAGGCGAAACCGCAATTGCGAACATGCCTGAAACTAAAGTTGAAGATGGCGTCCATTACTTTGACGAAACGGTTCGCATGTCTACTTATCTAGTTGCATTTGCCTTTGGTGATATGCAAAGTAAGATGACTGAAACCAAGAGTGGTGTTAAAGTCGGCGTTTTTGCTACTAAAGCACATAAAGCTAATGAGTTGGACTTTGCTTTAGATATTGCAAAACGTGCTATTGAATTTTATGAAGACTTTTATCAAACACCATACCCACTACCACATTCATGGCAATTAGCATTACCTGATTTCTCAGCTGGTGCAATGGAAAATTGGGGACTTGTAACTTATCGTGAAGCTTTGTTATTAATTGATCCAGACAATACTTCATTATCAACGAAACAATTAGTTGCAACTGTTGTTACTCATGAACTAGCTCATCAATGGTTTGGTGATTTAGTAACTATGAGATGGTGGGATGATTTATGGTTAAACGAAAGTTTTGCCAACATGATGGAATATGTATCAGTTGATGCATTAGAACCTGACTGGAAAATTTGGGAAACTTTCCAAACTTCAGAAGCACCAGCAGCATTGCAACGTGATGCAATCGATGGTGTTCAATCAGTCCACGTTGAAGTTAATCATCCTGCAGAAATTGATGCATTATTTGATCCAGCTATTGTTTACGCTAAAGGTGCTAGAATGCTAGTAATGGTTAGAGCATTAATTGGTGATGACGCATTAAGGACTGGATTAAAGAACTACTTTGCTGCGCATAAGTATAATAATGCCGCTGGAAAAGACTTGTGGGATGCTTTAGGCGCTGCTTCAGGAATTGATTTAGCTAAAATTATGAATTCATGGTTAGAACAACCAGGTTATCCAGTCGTTTCAGCATCTGTTGAAGATGGTCATTTGAAATTATCTCAAAAACAATTCTTTATTGGTGATGGTGAAGATAAAGGTCGTCAATGGCAAATTCCTTTGAATAGTAATTATGCTGATATGCCAGAAATTTTTAAAGATGCAACTGTTGACTTAGGTAACTATCAAGAATTACGTCAAAGCAACGATAAACCATTCCGTGTCAATGTTGGGAACAACTCACACTTTATCGTTAAATATGATCAAACATTGTTAAATGATATTTTAGATCATGCTGATGAATTAGACTCAATTACTAAGATGCAAATCCTACAAGACTTGCGTTTATTGGCAGAAAGTCGTCATATTTCCTATGCATCAGTCATCCCCGTGTTATCTAAGTTTGCTGACAGTCATTCTAATGTCGTGAATGATGCATTGTACCGCCTTGCATTTAACCTTAAAAAGTTTGTGGATCCAGACTCTGAAGAAGAAGAAAATCTAAAACATTTTATGAATACATTGAGTTCAGACCAAGTTAAACGTTTAGGCTGGACTGCTAAAGCTGGCGAATCTAACGATGACCAATTAACACGTCCAACGGTCTTACAGGCTTCTTTGTATTCAGAAGATGAAGAATCAGTTGAAGCAGCTCATAAAATTTTTGAACAAAATCAAGATAATTTAATTGGATTGCCAGCTGATACACGTGTGTTAGTCTTAGCCAATGAAATTAAAAACTTCAGTGATGTTGATGTCTTTGAAGGATTACTTGATGACTATCGTCATACTTCAGACCCAAGTTACAAATCTGATATTTGTGCAGCATTGACTGCTACTAAAGATCCTAAGTTGCTTGCAATTATAGTTGCTAACTTTGAAGATAGTAAGACAATTAAGCCCCAAGATTTACGTGCTTGGTTTAGAGGTGTACTTGCTAATAATGAAGGACAACAATTCGCATGGGACTGGATTCGTAACGAATGGCAATGGTTAGAAGATACTGTTGGTGGTGATATGGAATTTGCTTCATTTATTACTGTTACTTCAGGTATTTTCCATACTCGTAGTCGCTTCGATGAGTTTAACGAATTCTTTGCTCCTAAGGTTAATAATCCAGGATTAACTCGTGAAATTAAGATGGATACTAAATCTATTGAAACTCGTGTTGAATTAGTTGAGGCAGAAAAGGCTTCAGTTAATGATGCATTAGCTAAATAA
- a CDS encoding D-alanyl-D-alanine carboxypeptidase family protein → MNFKWIKRAVLVTLSLVTLGTTMGGISANASAYTDQMSDNTKTAKAAYALDMNDGHVFYRKNAYKRFPVASTAKLMTLYLAIQKAQNTRNGWNQKITMPSNLASMSHNGSLGSYKFVAGKQYSVRNLYRATVIASSNSAAIALGQWVAGSNTNFINQMNRQARDWGIGRQATFVSASGLENSDLYMYGIKYGGYYSYNKVSAKALGVIASNVLKLYPDIVNTSKIYKTKQNGQWMNNTNELLPGGLRYYPELKVDGLKTGYTPLAGNCLVSTSHLSGKDRVIIVTLNDRFSAYSQSKMYKAIYKYSPYFNQSVRDSDNATPAVAR, encoded by the coding sequence ATGAATTTCAAATGGATTAAAAGAGCGGTCTTAGTGACATTAAGCTTAGTTACTTTAGGAACCACTATGGGTGGGATAAGTGCTAATGCCAGTGCTTATACTGACCAAATGAGTGATAACACTAAAACAGCTAAGGCTGCTTATGCTTTAGATATGAATGATGGACATGTATTCTATCGAAAAAATGCTTATAAACGTTTTCCGGTAGCTTCAACTGCTAAATTAATGACTTTATATTTAGCAATTCAAAAAGCACAAAATACCCGTAATGGTTGGAATCAAAAAATTACAATGCCATCCAATTTAGCTAGTATGAGTCACAACGGGTCTTTAGGTAGTTATAAATTTGTCGCTGGTAAACAATACTCAGTTAGAAATTTATATCGGGCAACTGTAATTGCATCATCTAATAGTGCTGCTATTGCTTTAGGTCAATGGGTTGCAGGTTCTAACACTAATTTTATTAATCAAATGAATCGCCAAGCGCGTGATTGGGGAATTGGTCGTCAAGCAACTTTTGTTTCAGCATCGGGGTTAGAAAACTCTGATTTATATATGTATGGAATTAAATATGGCGGTTATTACTCATATAACAAAGTTAGTGCAAAAGCCCTAGGAGTTATTGCATCGAACGTACTAAAATTATATCCAGATATTGTAAATACTTCTAAAATTTACAAGACTAAACAAAATGGTCAGTGGATGAACAACACTAATGAATTATTACCTGGTGGATTAAGATATTATCCAGAACTTAAAGTTGATGGATTAAAAACTGGTTACACACCATTAGCTGGTAATTGTTTAGTAAGTACTAGTCATTTATCTGGAAAGGATCGAGTAATTATTGTTACTTTAAATGATCGCTTTAGTGCTTATAGCCAATCTAAAATGTATAAAGCAATCTATAAATATTCACCATACTTTAATCAAAGTGTTCGTGATAGTGATAATGCTACTCCAGCCGTAGCTAGATAG
- the phnD gene encoding phosphate/phosphite/phosphonate ABC transporter substrate-binding protein gives MNYLKKFTALSLILLSVVVLAACGNQSSKNYTPKKLNVQFVPSSNATAMEAKAKPLEGLLSKQLGIPVNVSVSTDYNTIVEAMGSKKVDVGFLPPDAYTLSHKQYNTKVLLQALRYNYLEPNDRQGNRLQDHYYAQILVRKGSGIKSLKDLKGKKIAVQDTTSAAGWVYPAVDMLKNGVNINKDNIQTVQVKGHDQGVLSVYNKNTDAAFVFQGARKLVTKDAPDVMKKVVPMYTTAGIPNDTITVRGDMSAKWQKKISQAFKDIIKTKKGHDIMSTVYAHQGYKNSKDSDFNQLRQYEKRAENLNK, from the coding sequence ATGAATTATCTTAAAAAGTTCACTGCACTAAGTTTGATTCTACTTAGTGTGGTTGTACTGGCTGCGTGTGGTAATCAATCTTCAAAAAATTACACACCAAAGAAATTAAATGTCCAATTTGTTCCTTCATCAAACGCGACTGCAATGGAAGCAAAGGCTAAGCCTCTTGAAGGATTACTTTCAAAACAATTAGGAATTCCAGTGAATGTTAGTGTTTCAACTGATTACAATACAATTGTTGAAGCAATGGGTTCCAAAAAAGTTGATGTTGGTTTCTTGCCACCTGATGCTTATACTCTATCTCACAAGCAATACAATACTAAAGTGTTATTACAAGCATTACGTTACAACTATCTTGAACCTAATGATCGCCAAGGAAACAGATTGCAAGACCATTATTATGCTCAAATCTTAGTTCGTAAGGGTAGTGGAATTAAGAGTCTTAAAGATTTAAAAGGTAAGAAAATTGCTGTTCAGGATACAACTTCTGCTGCAGGATGGGTTTATCCAGCAGTTGATATGCTAAAAAATGGTGTGAATATTAATAAAGATAATATCCAAACTGTTCAAGTTAAGGGTCATGATCAAGGAGTACTATCTGTTTATAACAAGAACACAGACGCAGCATTTGTATTCCAAGGTGCTAGAAAGTTAGTTACTAAGGATGCCCCAGATGTCATGAAGAAGGTTGTTCCTATGTACACAACTGCAGGTATTCCTAACGATACAATAACTGTTCGTGGCGATATGAGTGCAAAATGGCAAAAGAAAATTTCTCAAGCCTTTAAGGACATTATCAAGACTAAAAAAGGTCATGATATTATGTCTACAGTTTACGCTCATCAGGGATACAAGAATTCTAAAGACAGTGATTTCAATCAACTTCGTCAATACGAAAAACGTGCCGAAAATTTGAATAAATAA
- the phnC gene encoding phosphonate ABC transporter ATP-binding protein, whose protein sequence is MPESIISFKNVQKIYGKGNIGLKDIDLDIYKGEFVAVVGLSGAGKSTLLRTINKMHNVTDGDVLIEGHSINNYNAKELRNLRRNIGMIFQGFNLVNQSTVQKNVLNGRVGYYPTWKSLLGMFSKKDKQKAIDALKSVHLLEKLYARVDELSGGQQQRVAIARTLMQDPKIILADEPVASLDPVTSESVMNDLKHLNEDLNMTVVVNLHSVSLAMKYANRIIGLRGGELVYDKPISEVAENDFKQIYAEKAE, encoded by the coding sequence ATGCCGGAATCAATAATTTCATTTAAAAATGTTCAAAAAATTTATGGAAAAGGTAACATTGGTTTAAAGGACATTGATTTAGATATTTATAAAGGTGAATTTGTTGCGGTAGTTGGACTATCAGGTGCTGGTAAAAGTACCTTATTAAGAACTATTAATAAAATGCATAATGTAACTGATGGGGATGTCCTAATCGAAGGTCATTCTATCAATAACTATAATGCTAAAGAATTACGTAATTTGCGTAGAAATATTGGAATGATTTTTCAAGGATTTAATTTGGTTAATCAATCAACTGTTCAAAAAAATGTTTTAAATGGTCGCGTTGGTTATTACCCAACATGGAAAAGCTTACTAGGTATGTTTAGTAAAAAAGATAAACAAAAAGCAATTGATGCACTTAAAAGTGTTCATTTATTAGAAAAATTATATGCACGAGTTGACGAATTATCTGGTGGTCAACAGCAACGGGTTGCAATTGCCAGAACTTTAATGCAAGATCCTAAAATTATTTTGGCCGATGAGCCAGTTGCTTCACTAGATCCGGTTACTTCTGAATCAGTGATGAATGATTTAAAGCATTTAAATGAAGATCTTAATATGACTGTAGTAGTCAATCTTCATTCAGTTTCATTAGCAATGAAGTATGCTAATCGAATTATTGGTTTAAGAGGTGGAGAACTAGTTTACGACAAGCCCATTTCTGAAGTAGCAGAAAATGATTTTAAACAAATTTATGCAGAAAAGGCGGAATAA
- the phnE gene encoding phosphonate ABC transporter, permease protein PhnE, producing the protein MNNTIPKRSFMQKFHVKGILWVISLIVLLFLSSAMTGVNLTEFFNNLNQFADLLVKMSNPDWQYMNIIIQPIIETIQMALLGTTLGAIVAVPFSVIAARNIVKNPFIRGIVRLILNLVRTFPNLLLAALFVAVVGIGPTAGVFTLAIFSFGMVSKLFYETVEAIDDKPLDALKATGANKIQVIIYSVIPQVLNRFIDYFLYTFEINVRSSTVLGYLGAGGIGVYLQRSLSSFMYNQTSVIIITILVVVIVIDGISNILQEKLK; encoded by the coding sequence ATGAACAATACTATTCCTAAAAGAAGTTTTATGCAAAAGTTTCATGTTAAAGGAATTCTTTGGGTAATCAGTTTAATTGTTTTATTATTCTTATCTTCAGCGATGACTGGTGTTAATCTTACCGAATTCTTTAATAATTTAAATCAATTTGCTGATTTATTAGTTAAGATGTCGAATCCTGATTGGCAATACATGAATATTATTATCCAACCAATTATTGAAACCATTCAGATGGCACTCTTAGGAACTACGCTTGGCGCAATTGTTGCAGTTCCATTTTCAGTAATTGCAGCTAGAAATATTGTTAAGAACCCATTTATTCGTGGTATCGTTAGATTAATTCTTAATTTAGTTAGAACCTTTCCTAACTTACTTTTGGCAGCCTTATTTGTTGCTGTTGTTGGAATTGGTCCAACTGCCGGAGTCTTCACACTAGCTATTTTTTCATTTGGGATGGTTTCTAAGTTGTTTTATGAAACCGTTGAAGCAATTGATGATAAGCCATTAGATGCTTTAAAAGCAACCGGTGCTAATAAAATTCAAGTCATTATTTATTCAGTAATCCCTCAAGTATTAAATCGATTTATTGATTACTTCTTATATACATTTGAAATTAATGTGCGTTCTTCAACTGTTCTAGGTTATTTAGGTGCTGGAGGAATTGGTGTATATCTTCAACGCTCACTATCTTCATTTATGTATAACCAAACTTCAGTAATTATTATTACAATTTTAGTTGTGGTGATAGTAATTGATGGAATCAGTAATATTTTGCAGGAGAAATTGAAATGA
- the phnE gene encoding phosphonate ABC transporter, permease protein PhnE translates to MKNQTLFNRFGYIFWIFIIGIIYLWAFKGLSFTGLQSSAGEVSRSIFNGLIHPDWKYVYNGSGEDLFTQLLQTLSIAFLGTFVASILSVPFSFWAARSDMKKKIHLRSTSGKVILVIIRTFPEIVLAIMFIKAVGPGSFAGVLALGIHSIGMLGKLFSESIENMDNGSTEAMYSMGGNKMDGLFLATFPAVMPSLLSYTLYQFEIAVRSASILGMVGAGGIGTPLLFAIQTRSWPRVGIILLGIIIMVTLIDWLSGTLRKRLV, encoded by the coding sequence ATGAAAAATCAAACTTTATTTAATCGATTTGGGTATATCTTTTGGATATTTATTATTGGAATAATATATCTTTGGGCTTTTAAGGGTCTTTCATTTACTGGATTACAATCATCAGCAGGTGAAGTTAGTCGTTCTATTTTTAATGGGTTAATTCATCCTGATTGGAAATATGTTTATAACGGTAGTGGTGAAGATTTGTTTACTCAACTTTTACAAACTTTATCAATTGCTTTTTTGGGAACTTTTGTTGCTTCAATTTTAAGTGTACCTTTTTCTTTCTGGGCAGCTAGAAGTGATATGAAGAAAAAAATTCATTTAAGATCAACTAGTGGCAAGGTGATTTTGGTTATTATTAGAACTTTTCCAGAAATTGTTTTAGCAATTATGTTTATTAAAGCTGTTGGACCAGGTTCATTTGCTGGAGTTCTGGCTTTAGGAATTCATTCGATTGGAATGCTAGGAAAATTATTTAGTGAATCAATTGAAAATATGGATAACGGTTCTACTGAAGCAATGTATTCAATGGGGGGGAATAAAATGGATGGCTTATTTTTGGCCACTTTCCCTGCTGTAATGCCATCGTTACTATCTTATACTTTATATCAATTTGAGATTGCAGTGCGTTCAGCTTCAATTCTTGGGATGGTTGGTGCTGGAGGAATTGGAACACCTTTATTATTTGCCATTCAAACAAGAAGTTGGCCTCGTGTTGGAATTATTTTATTAGGTATCATTATTATGGTTACTTTAATTGACTGGTTATCAGGAACCTTAAGAAAGAGGTTAGTTTAA
- a CDS encoding bifunctional metallophosphatase/5'-nucleotidase, protein MQIKILSTSDVHGYLFPNNFHSHDDHSPFGYLKAISAINDVRKNAKDDEIVIYIENGDFIQGSPLTDYLFRTNNEKHLNQKLNQLVNYVHPNATVLGNHEFNYGISYIQNTWKNRTFPILSANLFGHDLQKISDGPYQIIEQKGVKIAILGLTTQYVPNWEKASNLGDLQFDSAVKTAQYWVPKLHQKADIVIVSYHGGFECDLKTGEPTEKLTGENEGYALVKQVAGIDALVTGHQHREISDVVNNVPVTQPGYRGSNVGKITLDLDSNHQVIKSFSELIKTANYDVDNQGKLIISDVQQTVDQWLDKPLAHIEGDLKIHDFMDARLHGNAYLDFINRVQMDATGTDIASTSLFNDEITGFNSEVTIRDVLNSYVFPNTLVIEEISGNDLKSALEHCASFFELNSQNEVMISKQYLRPKPQLFNYDYYSGIDYTFDLTKPIGQRVVKLNYHNADIRPDQKLRLTLNQYRGIGAGDYEMFSNSKVVKSFSKDMPKLIMEYLSTHKNIKANKPDNLNIKQ, encoded by the coding sequence ATGCAAATTAAAATATTATCTACTAGTGATGTTCATGGCTATTTGTTTCCTAATAATTTTCATAGTCATGATGATCACAGTCCTTTTGGATATTTAAAAGCTATTAGTGCAATCAATGATGTTCGTAAAAATGCTAAAGACGATGAGATTGTTATATATATTGAAAATGGAGATTTTATTCAAGGATCGCCATTAACAGATTATCTTTTCCGTACTAATAATGAAAAACATTTAAATCAAAAATTAAATCAATTAGTGAACTATGTTCATCCCAATGCAACTGTATTAGGTAATCATGAATTTAATTATGGAATTTCATACATTCAAAATACTTGGAAAAATAGAACATTTCCGATATTATCAGCTAATTTATTTGGTCATGATTTACAAAAAATATCTGATGGTCCATATCAAATAATTGAACAAAAGGGAGTTAAAATTGCGATTTTAGGTTTAACTACGCAATACGTGCCTAATTGGGAAAAAGCATCTAATTTAGGCGACTTGCAATTTGATTCAGCAGTAAAAACTGCTCAATACTGGGTTCCTAAGTTACATCAAAAAGCAGATATCGTTATTGTGTCATATCATGGTGGTTTTGAATGCGACTTAAAAACTGGTGAACCAACCGAAAAATTAACTGGGGAAAATGAAGGTTATGCATTGGTTAAGCAAGTTGCTGGAATTGATGCTTTAGTAACTGGGCATCAACATCGTGAAATTTCTGATGTTGTTAACAACGTACCAGTTACACAACCAGGATATCGTGGATCTAATGTTGGTAAAATTACTTTGGATTTAGATTCTAATCATCAAGTTATTAAAAGTTTTTCTGAATTGATTAAAACAGCTAATTATGATGTTGATAATCAAGGTAAACTAATAATTTCTGATGTTCAACAAACAGTGGATCAATGGTTAGACAAGCCTTTAGCCCATATTGAGGGTGATTTGAAAATTCATGACTTTATGGATGCTAGATTACATGGTAACGCATACCTAGATTTTATTAATCGAGTCCAAATGGATGCAACGGGTACTGATATTGCTAGTACATCATTATTTAATGATGAAATTACTGGTTTTAATAGTGAGGTAACGATTAGGGATGTCCTAAATAGTTATGTTTTTCCTAACACTTTAGTAATTGAAGAAATTAGTGGTAATGATTTAAAATCTGCATTAGAACATTGCGCTTCATTTTTTGAACTAAATAGTCAAAATGAAGTTATGATTTCTAAGCAATATTTAAGACCTAAGCCCCAACTATTTAATTATGATTATTATTCAGGTATTGATTATACTTTTGACTTAACTAAACCAATTGGGCAACGAGTTGTTAAATTGAATTATCATAATGCAGACATTAGACCAGACCAAAAATTACGATTAACTTTGAACCAATATCGTGGTATTGGTGCTGGAGATTATGAGATGTTTTCTAACAGTAAAGTTGTTAAAAGCTTTTCTAAAGATATGCCTAAGTTAATTATGGAATATCTATCGACTCATAAAAACATTAAGGCCAATAAGCCCGATAATTTAAATATTAAGCAATAA
- a CDS encoding PadR family transcriptional regulator: protein MALKVTTELLDGCVLGVLSKDDYYGYALTQKIQESISVSSSTIYPVMRRLKKQELVTVYDSPYQGRNRRYYRITDKGKEELKLLQQNWQNFKENINYLMGGNSND from the coding sequence ATGGCACTAAAAGTTACAACTGAATTACTAGATGGCTGTGTGTTAGGTGTTCTGAGTAAAGATGATTATTACGGATATGCTTTAACTCAGAAGATTCAAGAAAGTATATCAGTTTCCAGTTCAACTATTTATCCAGTGATGCGTCGACTAAAGAAGCAAGAATTAGTTACAGTCTATGATTCACCTTATCAAGGCAGAAACCGTCGATACTATCGAATTACTGATAAGGGTAAAGAAGAATTAAAACTTTTACAGCAAAATTGGCAAAATTTTAAAGAAAATATTAATTATTTAATGGGAGGTAATTCTAATGATTGA
- a CDS encoding DUF1700 domain-containing protein → MIEYINELKKYLTSLNKDDFDSAITYYSEFLEDGGFINYEDCVRELGTPQHLSKNILQEFGIRSHADVVPEKKHIDWWVILLLILASPFLLSFLIIIASIIFSIVVTIASVLISLFLGGIVGFIAAVIYIFDNLQISLMQIGLSIFALGLVIIMFPSCMKLFKIIYKLTINGFISIVNSVFHVNYNKK, encoded by the coding sequence ATGATTGAATATATAAATGAACTTAAAAAATATTTAACGTCTTTAAATAAAGATGATTTTGATAGTGCCATAACCTACTACAGTGAATTTTTAGAGGATGGTGGATTTATTAACTATGAAGATTGTGTTAGGGAGTTAGGAACTCCTCAACATTTATCTAAAAATATTCTGCAGGAGTTTGGTATAAGATCTCATGCTGACGTTGTTCCAGAAAAGAAACATATTGATTGGTGGGTAATTTTACTCTTAATTTTAGCTTCACCATTTCTTTTAAGTTTTTTAATCATTATTGCAAGCATTATATTCTCAATTGTTGTTACGATTGCTAGTGTATTAATTAGTCTCTTTTTAGGTGGAATTGTTGGTTTTATCGCAGCAGTTATTTATATTTTTGATAATTTACAAATTTCATTGATGCAAATTGGATTATCAATATTTGCATTAGGTTTAGTAATTATAATGTTCCCATCTTGTATGAAATTATTTAAAATTATTTATAAATTAACTATTAATGGTTTTATATCAATCGTTAATAGTGTCTTTCACGTAAATTACAATAAAAAATAA
- a CDS encoding DUF4097 family beta strand repeat-containing protein gives MKTYIKISLFLLLIGLFVFFIGFAFNGFSIPQANETVNGKITQKYTKNLDSFNAVDLNSNVKVNVKSGNSSKMSVALNKTQKVSYSVDNGVLKLNASSDEWYHNFFRIGFLNGFNNGNKTSITLFVPKGHNLKYINQSKKHAGISLSDINVEKPLELDSVKDIYNVKAPSIDAEASNKDMTIENSTFDNGTSDIESDNGAIYVNNNHFKKLSISNENGDIIAKNNKINSGFSEIENENGDIELGNNDWYALELSNDNGDITFKHQNIINKFKADSENGDVSGEVDAKDNANIYTYSDDGDNKVAPDVSHSNSSKKYSFTNENGDVIIN, from the coding sequence ATGAAAACATATATTAAAATATCATTATTTCTTTTGTTAATTGGATTATTTGTATTTTTTATTGGTTTTGCATTTAATGGTTTTTCAATACCTCAAGCTAATGAAACAGTAAATGGAAAAATAACCCAAAAATATACAAAAAATTTGGATAGTTTTAATGCAGTTGATCTTAATAGTAATGTAAAAGTTAATGTTAAAAGTGGAAATAGTTCAAAAATGTCAGTTGCTTTGAATAAAACACAAAAGGTTAGTTATTCTGTTGATAATGGTGTTTTAAAACTTAATGCTTCAAGTGATGAATGGTATCACAATTTCTTCAGAATCGGTTTTTTGAACGGATTTAATAATGGAAATAAAACTTCAATTACATTATTTGTACCCAAAGGCCATAATTTAAAATATATCAATCAAAGTAAAAAACATGCTGGGATTTCGCTGTCAGACATAAATGTAGAAAAGCCTTTAGAATTAGATTCAGTTAAAGATATATATAATGTCAAAGCACCTAGCATCGATGCAGAGGCTTCAAATAAAGATATGACAATTGAAAATAGTACTTTTGATAATGGTACTAGTGATATTGAGTCCGACAATGGTGCTATTTATGTTAATAATAATCATTTTAAGAAGTTAAGCATTTCTAATGAAAATGGCGATATTATAGCTAAAAATAATAAAATTAATAGTGGATTCAGTGAAATTGAAAATGAAAACGGCGATATTGAATTGGGTAATAATGATTGGTATGCACTAGAATTATCGAATGACAATGGTGATATAACATTCAAACATCAAAATATAATTAATAAATTTAAAGCTGATTCAGAAAATGGCGATGTTAGTGGTGAAGTTGATGCTAAAGACAATGCTAATATTTATACTTATTCCGATGATGGCGATAATAAAGTTGCTCCGGACGTTAGTCATTCTAATTCATCAAAGAAATATAGTTTTACCAATGAAAATGGTGATGTAATTATTAATTAA